Proteins from a single region of Urocitellus parryii isolate mUroPar1 chromosome 4, mUroPar1.hap1, whole genome shotgun sequence:
- the Pate3 gene encoding prostate and testis expressed protein 3, producing MNKRFLSLFCLTGLIVEATSTRCIICHLRTHSDRCRRGFGVCHTKKNESCMSLKIYQDNTLQVLYTVCQKFCKNLTYDFNNRTYVHECCDYNSCNYRF from the exons ATGAACAAACGCTTCTTGTCACTCTTCTGCCTCACCGGCCTCATTGTGG AAGCAACATCTACAAGATGCATAATCTGCCACCTTCGCACACATTCAGATCGTTGTAGAAGAGGATTTGGTGTTTGTCATACTAAGAAAAATGAGTCATGCATGAGCCTAAAGATCTACCAGG ATAACACTCTCCAGGTATTATATACAGTGTGTCAGAAGTTCTGCAAAAACTTGACATATGACTTCAACAATCGGACTTATGTTCATGAATGCTGCGACTACAATTCTTGTAACTATAGATTCTAG